GTGAAGCTTTCGGGCGGACAAAAACAAAGGATCGCCATCGCCCGGATTTTTCTTAAAAATCCGCCGATTTTGATCCTTGATGAGGCCACATCGGCCCTTGATAATATCACGGAGCAGCTGATCCAGAAATCCCTGGAGGAGCTCTGCAAAGGCCGCACGGCCATTGTGGTGGCCCACCGGCTCACGACGATACGGAACGCCGACGAGATCCTTGTGCTGACGGAGCAGGGCATCGAGGAGCGGGGAACCCATGAATCACTTCTTGCCGCCAAAGGGTATTATTACAAGCTCCACGGGGAACTGTAACTCATCCCTTCCGGAGAATTTCCAGCATCTTTTTGTCGCGCATGCGAACGGTTTCGGCCCCTTTGCCGCCGGACCAGTCATAGAAGCCTTTTCCGGTCTTGAGACCCAGATCTCCGGACCGGATTTTCTTTTCCAATACGGGATCGGGACCGTTGTAGTTGGCAAGGTCCGAATAGAGATAGATTGAGGAATTGTAAAAAATATCGAGGCCGCCCAGGTCCGCGGAAGTTACGGGGCCCAGGATGCTCCAGCGCAGGCCGACGCTGGCGAGGACGATCTCGTCGATTGCCTCGGGGTCGGCTATTCCTTCTTCGATAATATGATAACATTCTCTGAGGACCGCGTCCTGGATCCGGTTTCCCACAAAGCCGAGAGATTCTTTTTTGAGGGCCACGGCCTTTTTCCCGAGACGCTTCATGAGTTCGACGGTCGTTTGAACCGTTTCCGGGTTCGTGCGGGCGCCCGGGACGACTTCCACAAGGGGCATCAGGTGGGCGGGATTCCAGAAATGGGCGACGACAAAGCGTTCGGGATGAACGAGGACGCTCTGGATTTCCGTGGGACTCAGGCCCGAGGTATTCGTAGCGAGAATGGCGTTCTCAGACACGGCTTTTTCAATGTCGGACCAGACCGCCTGCTTTACGGCTACGTCCTCGACGATGGATTCGATCACAAAATCCACGTCGGCAAGCTCCGCGTAAGTCGTCACTTTTTCGATATTGGCGATGATTTCTTCGATATGGTCAACGGGGATGATTCCGGCCTCTGCGTAGGTTTCAAGCCCGGAGCGGATTTTCCCGAAGGCCCGGGCAAAAGATTCGTCGCTGCGTCCGAAGAGTTTGACCCGGTAGCCGTGCATGGCGAAGAGCATGGCCGTCGCGTATCCCATGGTTCCGGTCCCGATATTGCCGATGATCTTGATGTTTTCGAGTTTTTTCATAAAAGCCTCCCGCAAAAGTTTTTTTCTCATTATCCATGATAGCATATTTCAGGGGAAACGTCAACGAGGGAAGGCGGGCGCTTAAGCCAGCGTAAAGACCGGCTTCAGCTTTCCGACCG
The window above is part of the Fusobacteriaceae bacterium genome. Proteins encoded here:
- a CDS encoding 3-hydroxyacyl-CoA dehydrogenase family protein, with translation MKKLENIKIIGNIGTGTMGYATAMLFAMHGYRVKLFGRSDESFARAFGKIRSGLETYAEAGIIPVDHIEEIIANIEKVTTYAELADVDFVIESIVEDVAVKQAVWSDIEKAVSENAILATNTSGLSPTEIQSVLVHPERFVVAHFWNPAHLMPLVEVVPGARTNPETVQTTVELMKRLGKKAVALKKESLGFVGNRIQDAVLRECYHIIEEGIADPEAIDEIVLASVGLRWSILGPVTSADLGGLDIFYNSSIYLYSDLANYNGPDPVLEKKIRSGDLGLKTGKGFYDWSGGKGAETVRMRDKKMLEILRKG